The genomic DNA GGACCACTGCTGGTTTCTGCTATTTATTTAGGTCTTGAGAGCTTCCTGACCATCTGGAATGAACACCATTCTTCTCCACATAACTGGAATATTTATATCCTTTGTAGTGGGGCCAAGGTAACATATTTGTCCCATTGGAGAGCAACAATGCACCCTTCTTCACCTAATGTGGAAGTCATGCATATTTAGTGAGATGACAGCATTGGTTTTCTAATGCTTTGTGTTTGGCTAGCTTTTATAGTATTTCAGGCTCcacattttcttaaactgaTTTTCTCTTCTGTATTAATCAATTGCAATTAACATGATGACAGGAAATTTGGCACATAAAGTTTGTACCAAATCGGAGAATTGAGATTCAGTAGTCAAGACAATTCATTGCTCCTAAGATATTTAAGTAATTAGGAGCTgcttcatcaaaaaaaaaacttttttactttcataaGATTgccattaacaaaaaaacaaaaaaaaaaacaagcaaaaacagtTAATTCGATATAAATTTAGGGGTACAAAAAGATGTGACAAAGATTAGTGGAATACTGAGGAACAATCGAACAAGAGTGTAATTCCGACTAATTGATTTGATTACACCAAACGGAGTCTAAAGCCTTGTTTGTGCTGTagtaactgagtggaaacgttcaccagaattaactggaccttACCGTACCACTTCTTACCTTCCCGTACCAGACCAGAccgttcagtggaaacaaggctttaccCTTCTGCtttctttggggtccagatgactccaaccacatattgatgtgtgattccttccatgacaaatgtggacaaaggtggacaggattttatgtctgccaccgACATtggtgaaactcaaaaatcaatgacaaaaaaaaggtcagctcactgtcttgtggggtccagatgaccccacttttaatgtaaacaagctaaggagagggGAAAGGTTAATAGGGACAGAAAGGTAAAATTGTAAGGATGAAACATGCAAATCttgactaaaaaaacacatttaatgtgtgtcaaatataaagaacacaaaaattaagactatttttttagCGATTATTTAACCCGCACATTGCTCTACTGAACAAACAGATTGTGGGGTTAGCTTGTGATGCTATAAACTTGTGaaatcccacttttttttttttacatttttattttattttctctaattATAAAACTTTGTGTTCAGACTTTTTGAATGCATTTTCATAGTAAACCCCAgactaaacactaaaaaacagacTGGGGATGCACAGTGGCGTTTGTTTGTGTCACAAACGAGCAGACAGCNNNNNNNNNNNNNNNNNNNNNNNNNNNNNNNNNNNNNNNNNNNNNNNNNNNNNNNNNNNNNNNNNNNNNNNNNNNNNNNNNNNNNNNNNNNNNNNNNNNNNNNNNNNNNNNNNNNNNNNNNNNNNNNNNNNNNNNNNNNNNNNNNNNNNNNNNAGGATGCACAGTGGCGTTTGTTTGTGTCACAAAtgagcagacagctggttccacgtgcggcaggtttattagttcagataggaactaagcacagataaaagtccacaaaactagatCAGGTAGATGTCAACCAAGAGCAAGGAATCATCCAAGAGGAGAGGAGAGTAGTCAGGGTCCAGgtaagggtcagggcaggcagcaggcaatcagtAATAAAGCAGggacagaaacagaagatcagatccaGATATAACCGCTTGGTTATGcgggcagggtggcacaaattaatacttcacactgagtgaggctctgggcagtgcttaagaagcaggtggctGATTGCcagattggagacagctgagcagcattcAGGaactggggctgctgggaaatgAAGTGCAATCAGTACTCTGGTGTCTGCTGTCCAGAGAGGGAGTCGGAGCCCTAATACCTGACAGTTGTCTCGTTGTCTCACAAAATGGAGGCCTTGGTTCAAATTCCAGCTGGAACCCATCTATGTGGAGTATGCATGTTCTCACGgtacatgtgtgggtttctTCACTTTACTTTCAAAAATCATGCTTCACATGGTAATTGGTGTATGAATTGTCTGAAGGTGTTAATGTGTGTGGTTGTCTGGCCCTGAATGAAGTGGAAACCTGTCCAGGGAAACCCCtgctgagataggctccagcaacattaTGACCCAGAAAGAGATTGAGcaggtttgaaaaaagaaagaatgaaaaatggATGTTTAGATATAAAGGTTTTGAGGGTATATTCAAAGTAAAACTCAGACTAAACACAACTAAAGAATGTATTtgatatgttttgaatattttgctttcacactgtatgactaatttttattttttttgttggaaaaagtCACAAAGAAAGTCAAAGCTGAAATAGAGCAGAGATGACAAATTGACCATTTTTTGACCATTTGAAATGTCTATTATTTCATTACTACTCCATGATGGTTCCAGCTTTATTACCACTCAAATATTTGTCATCAAATTATAATACTCTGTGAGTTCCATTATTTTTTAGACATCTGGATTTAACCCAATCAACCAAAAATTAACTTCAAATGTctcacaaaacattaaaaatatttttttctgtcttttgaaATCACCAAGACATTGaccataaataactttaatttatctttattatcATAAATATCAGTCTTATAAATAaggacaacaaaaaatacaggaaTTTCACAGGAAACTGTACAAatatattgagatctgatgagTATGGTTTGGCAAAATCTTCAGCCTGGATCTTCTCTGTACAAAGActaagtataaaaaaatatgaagtagCTGAGATCAAGTCCCGAGATGTTCTTAGCTGAGGTAACTTAGTGTTTAGTTCATCTGAACCACAGAAGCATGAagcaaaagataaaacaaatacCTCCAACAAAAGTGATCAACATGCTATAAAACTACTGCTGGTTTCAATCTTGGGGGAAAACGGAGCTCCTCTTGGATTTCTAAACTAATGATGCAACTCTTTATAAGGGAAAGGAAGAATGTTTGGCAAATTTTTAATCCAAATACATGAGAAGTCGAGATTAAGTGGAGTTTGGTGCTTTATGATGTGCTGATTTGTTATTGCTGCcatacaaaaacaaagctgAGCGGCATAACAGGAAGGCAAATGTTTGCTTGATTCATCCACAGAGAAACAAACCAGGGGAAGGAAATACGTTTATCCTTTCACTTTGTCCATTTTAAGAGGAGGATgcctttaatatttattgtttcatAAAACAGTCCCCACATCATTTTCCCTTTGTGCTCCTTTATTTGGACAACCTGGAATATTTCCAAATGGACGTACCAGTAGCAACAATGCCACTTGTCAGAGGACTTTTCCTGCTTGTATTTCTGTACATCATTCACATTAAGGCTCTCTTTACAACACTGGCTCCTTACCGAGTGAGTGACAGACATATCTCGCCATGCACCCACCCTCCGTAGCACCTCCCTTCCCTTTTCTAGCTGCCAGACTTAAGAAAAGAGTCTAACAGCTGCAACAGCTCTGCAGACTTCACATAGATACTGAAGTCTCAGATCTACATTTGTGTCTGGCTGTCTGTTATTTTGGGATAGACAGCTATCACAAACCTCTCAGCGGATGCAAATGAATCAGAGACAACACTGCACCTGAGCTCTGCTGCTGTGGAACACCAGATAGTGACTGAGCAGCGGCAAGTAACAAGCAGACTGTTGCAGGGAGATTGCTGAAGGAAAAGGAGCGAGGCTTTCATTTTGGAGTGGATTCAGTGCTGGTAAGCATACATGGATGTGTGAGACGTTTAAGTATCCAGGCGGTGTTTTCTCTTTGCTTTGTGTGCATACATGAAGTACATCGTGTGCCCGGTGGTGATGAACAATACAGAAATGATAACTAAGATGCCAAAGTGTTCTGGTTGGGGAGCGGAGATCACCATGATGAAGTGAAGCAGGTCCATCAGGTAATTCATGGAGCTCTGGACTCCGTTCACCACGCCTCTTTCTGACTCACAGATGGTCTCTTGAAGAAGCTGGGTCACCGTCAGGTCAAAGGACCACAGGCCTACAATACAGGTGTTTGGATGCAAAAGGACATGTTTGAGCCACACTAGTAAGTAAATTGTGTGGATTGAACTTTAGTGAGCTGAAGAATTTGACCATAAAAATGTGTCGATTTCTCATTAAGATATATGGAAAGATGGACGAAGATTAACATagtaaattaaaagaaaagcaaaaacatttaaactaaatgtgCTTCTGCAATAAAATAGTCTTGCATATTTAgccagttttaaaaaatccacaCCTTCATTTTCCTATCACACATTGTAAAAAAGTAATGATATTTACACCAGATGCTCATtcatgtgtatatatatttagctAAAGTTAACGTTCTGATTCTTCTGTCATTTGTGCTTCTCTATTGCTGGTATTTTTCAACTCACAAGTACacaatgtttagatttttggtcTTCCCAATAGTAACTATGCATTGAGCTACATGAGAATTCATTGGCAAATAAACAGATACCCTTGTTTTCAGGCAGACCTGAGTTTCCTTGATTGATCAAACGAAATTCAAATTTGCCAAACCAACGATTTAAAAGTGCTCTGGGGTTACATTCACCCTGGCCTCGGCAAGGCATGATGAGGCGACCACGGAAAAGTCATCGAAAAGTCTATACAAATGCACCTACATGCACATTTTGGGCTTTCGCACTCTAAACTCTGGTGTTCGTGCGTCGCTTCACAAGTTTTTAAGACGTTTTTGGGATGtatgtaaatgtacatttaactTTATACGCGCATTCAAAGTTAAATCAGGTTGAACTCTAAACAATCAGGGACTTTGATTTGGTAGAGACAAATGGATGgcatcccttttaattcacagaagcgTTTGAGAATAGATCATTGAGGAatgttaataattgtagtttgtgCCCGGTTATGTTAAATTATGTCACCAAGTCTTTCAAGTATTAGAATAGAGCaggcaaagacaaaaaaacaggagcaaaatttgcaagatttgcaccgtttCAACATTTCTCACATAGCCTTTTCCAGCTCTACATGCGCTGTTGCGTTGTGAAAGTCCAGCGTGAGCACCACATACTAAATGTGCATTCAAGAATACGCTTTACCCACATTCTTGAAGGCttgtcacatgcctggtgtgaacgtataAGAGTCAACTTTCGACACTCACCAATGCGTGCTGTGATGACTCCCAGGAACAGTAGAATTATAGAGAGGTACGATTCTGGTGCTGTTCCAGATGGCACGTTGTCAAAAAGTACTGTATTGTTGGTCCAGTGGATGGAGGAGCGATCAGGGAGCAACGGCTGATTATTGCCCCCTGTAAGAGGGTAAGTATGTTTTTGCCTTTGACTCGCCATCCCTCCAGGTTCAGCAGACGAGTTGTAGGTAAAGTAGGGCATCAGTAAACTCAGATCCATAGGGCTTCCAGGGGCAAACacagaacacacacaaaacagcaaGCAACCCAGATGGAGGCAACTGGAAATGATGCCTGTGTTAATGAGGCCATAGGTCTTCCTGAGTCTGGTGAACATTATGGTGCCCATTAAGCCTGCTACAGCAGACACGCCCATCAGCAGACTCAGAAGAGAGCCGCTGATGCCCTGCGTGTAGGCATAGCCGGTGGTGATACAGTCGAAACCCAAGACTGTGGTGTAGAGGAAAGCCAGGCCCATTCCTGCCAGGAAAACCGGCTGGTGATAATAGGCCATCCAGCCGTCTTTGCAAGTGCTGACCAACCAACGAAACCGTCGGAAACACAGAGGCACGTTTGTGATGTCTTTTGAATGCATGCTTAAGTTGCAATTGCCCTCTGTCAGAGCCTGAGATGGTCCAACAATGCCTCTtcctgatgaagaaaaaaaaagatgacatacATCATTTTAGATCAAAtctt from Oryzias melastigma strain HK-1 linkage group LG16, ASM292280v2, whole genome shotgun sequence includes the following:
- the si:ch211-254p10.2 gene encoding solute carrier family 40 member 1, encoding MHSKDITNVPLCFRRFRWLVSTCKDGWMAYYHQPVFLAGMGLAFLYTTVLGFDCITTGYAYTQGISGSLLSLLMGVSAVAGLMGTIMFTRLRKTYGLINTGIISSCLHLGCLLFCVCSVFAPGSPMDLSLLMPYFTYNSSAEPGGMASQRQKHTYPLTGGNNQPLLPDRSSIHWTNNTVLFDNVPSGTAPESYLSIILLFLGVITARIGLWSFDLTVTQLLQETICESERGVVNGVQSSMNYLMDLLHFIMVISAPQPEHFGILVIISVLFITTGHTMYFMYAHKAKRKHRLDT